A single Betaproteobacteria bacterium DNA region contains:
- a CDS encoding VOC family protein, translated as MSTAEVKPIPDGMHSVTPHLVCAGAADAIEFYKKAFDAVEMCRVDGAPGKLIHAAIRIGDSMVMLTDEMPNCGALGPKARGGASV; from the coding sequence ATGAGCACTGCCGAAGTGAAACCGATTCCGGACGGGATGCATAGCGTGACCCCACACCTCGTGTGTGCTGGTGCTGCCGACGCCATCGAGTTCTACAAGAAGGCGTTCGATGCGGTCGAGATGTGCCGCGTCGACGGCGCTCCCGGGAAGCTCATTCACGCCGCCATCCGCATCGGCGACTCGATGGTGATGCTGACCGACGAAATGCCGAACTGCGGCGCGCTCGGGCCGAAGGCGCGCGGCGGTGCGTCGGTC
- a CDS encoding DUF99 family protein: MHSDDSGPTRLPKQPHVIAFDDAPFAREHRGNVLLVGAVFAGLRLEGVVTGAVRRDGRNATRVIASLIAKSRFRQQLHAVLLQGIAVAGFNVVDLAALHREVALPVLVVARRKPDLTAIRRALLDHVRGGARKWRLIERAGPMEAIGGLWVQRTGISSQAAEKLLARLTPRGRLPEPIRTAHLIAGALAPGESRHRA, encoded by the coding sequence ATGCACAGCGATGATTCCGGGCCGACGCGCTTGCCCAAGCAGCCGCACGTGATCGCCTTCGACGATGCGCCCTTCGCGCGCGAGCACCGCGGCAACGTGCTGTTGGTTGGCGCCGTGTTCGCCGGCCTGCGCCTGGAAGGTGTCGTCACCGGAGCCGTCCGCCGCGATGGCAGGAACGCGACGCGAGTCATCGCCAGTCTCATCGCCAAAAGCCGCTTCCGGCAGCAGCTGCACGCCGTGCTACTGCAGGGGATCGCAGTCGCTGGCTTCAATGTAGTCGATCTCGCCGCCCTGCACCGGGAAGTGGCGCTGCCGGTCCTCGTCGTGGCACGCAGGAAACCCGACCTGACGGCGATCCGCCGGGCCTTGCTCGATCACGTGCGCGGTGGCGCGCGCAAGTGGCGGCTCATCGAGCGGGCCGGGCCGATGGAAGCAATCGGCGGTCTCTGGGTTCAGCGCACCGGCATCTCGTCGCAAGCTGCCGAAAAACTGCTCGCTCGCCTCACGCCGCGCGGTCGACTCCCGGAACCGATCCGCACCGCTCATCTGATCGCCGGCGCGCTCGCCCCCGGCGAAAGCCGGCATCGCGCCTGA